Proteins from a genomic interval of Parvularculales bacterium:
- a CDS encoding NAD(P)-dependent oxidoreductase gives MIRPLIFMDPYPRNEAMVYTPDCAAELDRLGDVVAHWGSRAPDDLVEANLDRMTILIGQTAMDRARLERARNLRAILNVKANWEANIDYEECQSRGIHVLSAAPAMAPAVAEYCLGQAITSLRGLNDADLLFRTGKESYGIAGNQRAKSLFGAEVAMVGYGNLGRALTPLLRPFDVSLSVHDPWLSDEYLRSEEVEPADLDQAISQSDVLFLLAGVTTENEGFLTRALLSKIRQDATVVLVSRAEIVDFEAFLDLASSGAFRAVVDVFPEEPAPKDSPWRRAGNTLFSAQLAGGIEASYIRLRDAMLDDISKILNGHPPLRMQRAEPKQAAAMRSR, from the coding sequence ATGATCAGACCCCTGATCTTCATGGACCCGTATCCGCGCAACGAGGCTATGGTCTACACGCCCGATTGCGCGGCGGAACTCGATCGGCTGGGCGATGTCGTCGCCCATTGGGGGTCACGCGCACCCGACGATCTGGTAGAGGCCAATCTTGACCGGATGACCATCCTGATCGGTCAGACGGCGATGGACCGTGCGCGCCTGGAACGCGCGCGGAACCTCCGCGCGATACTCAATGTGAAGGCAAACTGGGAGGCGAATATCGATTACGAAGAATGCCAGTCGCGCGGAATTCACGTTTTGTCGGCCGCTCCGGCGATGGCCCCGGCGGTAGCAGAATATTGCCTGGGACAGGCCATTACCTCATTGCGCGGTCTTAACGATGCTGACTTACTCTTCCGCACAGGAAAAGAGTCCTATGGCATCGCTGGAAATCAGCGGGCCAAGTCGCTCTTTGGCGCCGAAGTCGCGATGGTGGGTTATGGCAACCTTGGCCGCGCATTGACCCCTTTGCTCCGCCCCTTCGACGTCAGCCTAAGCGTCCACGACCCTTGGCTATCGGACGAGTACCTGCGTTCTGAAGAGGTTGAGCCGGCGGATCTCGATCAGGCGATATCGCAATCCGACGTGCTGTTCCTGCTGGCAGGGGTGACCACTGAAAACGAGGGTTTCCTGACCCGCGCGCTGCTATCCAAAATACGCCAGGACGCCACAGTAGTCTTGGTCTCGCGAGCGGAGATTGTCGATTTCGAAGCCTTCCTGGATCTTGCCAGCTCAGGAGCCTTTCGCGCTGTTGTGGACGTATTTCCGGAAGAACCGGCACCGAAGGACAGCCCCTGGCGCCGGGCCGGCAATACACTTTTTTCCGCACAGCTGGCCGGCGGGATCGAAGCATCATATATCCGGCTCCGTGATGCAATGCTGGACGATATCAGCAAAATTCTGAATGGACACCCGCCGCTCCGCATGCAGCGGGCCGAACCGAAACAAGCCGCAGCAATGCGCAGTCGATAG